The nucleotide window CCACGAACTCCGGCTCGCCCTTCCTTAGGAAGCCAGTGTTCACGAAGACCGCATGAAGCCTGTCGCCTATTGCCCTATGGGCAAGAACAGCCGCTGTAGAGCTGTCAACACCCCCACTGAGCGCTATTATGGCCTTTCCGCCTCCCACTGTTTCCCTTATCTCCCGAACCTTCTCCCTTATGAATCCTTCCCACATGCTTGAACCTCCTACAAAGGGTTTAAGTGATTATCTCCTCAAGCTTGTCTTCCTCGATAGCATGTCTAATCTCACGGGCAATCCTCCTACCCGTGCTCATGGGTTCCCCATACCTCAGCCATGTGTAGGGGGAGCCGTTGACGAAAGGGTTAGTTCCCGCCACTATTCTCGCCGAAATTTCAAAAACAACGAACTCGAGATCCTCCGTGAAGACCCCCTCGAGACAGAAGGGACCCCAAAGACCCCCCATGAGCTCTTCGGCCGCCTTAACGACTCTTTCTCCTGCCTCGATGACGTCCATTAGCAGACTCTCCCTAAGGACTATTGGGATGTTCCCCACCACCGTGTAGTTGGGCTCTATCTTCAGGTCAAGCTGCTCTCCCGCAGGAATCCTTCCAAGGGAATCCGCGTTGGCCTCGTAGCGCCTGTCCACGCTCATGAGCTCGAGCTCGCCGTTGAGCTTCGAGTAGAAGTAGTGAGGATAAACTGGCACACCAATTACGTATTCCTGGATTTGAACACCTTTTAGATCTTCTTTGTCTCTAATGCCGAGCTTCTCTGCCTTTCTCCAGAAATCCTCTGGACTCTTAGCGAGGAAGTAGCCCCTGCCACCCCTTGCGCCGTGAGGTTTGACTATAACGGGCTTATCTATGTCGTCGGGATCGTCATAGACCCTCGGAAGTCTGAGCCTGGCCCTTTCGAGCCACTTTCGCTCAAGGTTCCTATCGCTCTCCCACCTGAGCACGGCCTTGTTGCCGTAATAGGGAACCCTCATCCTCTCGACGAGCTCAACTCCCAAGTGAGCCACGAAAGAACCAGTTGGGATGACTATTGCATTCAGCCTAAGAAGCTTCTCCTCGGGATACTCTCCCTCGATGAAGTGGTCGGCCACCGGAAAGTACTTCGTGTAGAGGGGTCTCACCCTAGCCTTTCCAAAGGCAACCGTTTCAAACCCTTCGTCCTTAGCCCCCTTCAGGATTTGTAAGGCCGAATGGGATGCATAGGTCGCTATCCTCACCATTAACCTTTCCCCGAGAAAATGTCAAAAATTGCCATCTTTTAAGCTTTATTTTGCCATGTAAATGGCAACATCGAGCGAAGTTCGAACCGCCTGATTTAAAAGGCGTTTCCTCACACTGGGTTATGGAAGGAAATAACCGGGTTAGTCTGGAGGGTGAGCGAAGATGAAGAAGCTATTCGGGGTTTTCCTCCTGACCCTCCTCGTGGTTGGGTGCATAGGGGGACCAGAGACGTCCACAGAAGAAAAAAAGCTCGTCGTATACGCCTATGACAGCCTCGAGTACTGGCTCAAGGAGGTAATCCCCGAGTTTGAAAAAGAATACAATGTCACCGTCGAGCTCGTGCTCGTAGGAGGAACGGGTGAGCTCCTCAACAGGTTGATACTCGAGAAGGACAACCCCAAGGCCGACGTCGTCGTTGGAATTGACAGCACTTACCTGGCCAAGGCAATAAACGCGGACATCCTTGAACCTTACAAGCCCAAGAACGCGGACGTTATTCCCGAGTGGATAATCGAGAGCTTCGACCCAAGCTTCCACCTTACACCCTTCGACTATGGCTACATAGCGATTAACTACCGCAAGGATGAGGTCTCAGAACCACCACAGAGCCTCGAAGATCTCACAAAGCCTGAATGGAAGGGTAAGCTCGTCATAGAGGATCCGAGAACGAGCTCCCCAGGTATGGCCTTCCTCCTCTGGACGATAGCCGTTTATGGCGACGACTGGCTCGATTACTGGGCCAGGCTCAGGGACAACAACGTCCAGATAGTCAAGAGCTGGAGTGCAGCTTGGAACGCCTTCAGCCAAGGTGAATTCCCCCTTGTCCTGAGCTACTCCACTTCCCCAGCGGCCACCGTCTACTATGAAAACAACACCAACGTGGGTGCCATCGCCTTCAAGGAGGGCAACTACCTGCAAATAGAGGGTGCCGGGATAGTAAAAGGGGCCAAGCACCCAGAGCTTGCCAAGGCCTTCATAGAGTTCCTCATAAGTGAGGAAGCCCAGTCAAAGCTCCCAACGACCCAGTGGATGTATCCCGTTAACAAGAACGTCCAGCTACCGCCTGTGTACGAGTACGCCGTAAAGGTAGAGAAGCCGGTAACCCTCGACCCCAAGCTCATCGCCGAGAACTACAAGAAGTGGCTTGACCAATGGGTGGCGGTCGTCGTCGAAGGCAAGAGTCCAGATGAGGTTAGAGAAGGCTAAACGCCTTCACCTTTATCCTAACCTTTTTTGGGACTTCCTCGGGAGAAAACGGGAGCCTACTTAAGAGCTCCTCCGCAATCAACTCCACGCCCTCGATGGACAATCTAAGCCTTATCCTACCCGGAAGGAGCTCGTAGCTGAGAACCTCCGCCTCGGCTCCCTCCCCGATGATGATATTCTCAGGCCTGAAGAACACCCGAACTTTTCCCTCAAGGCCAACGTCGAAGCAGAGTTCTCCAAGGCATGCCGTGCCTCCCTCAGCTCTCAGCTCGATGATGTTGGAGATTCCTAAGAAACTTGCCACGAACTCTGTTTTTGGCCGGTAGTAAAGCTCCAACGGCTTTCCTATCTCAAGAATTCTTCCGTCCTTCATAACGGCCATCCTGTCGCTAATGGCCATGGCCTCTTCCTGGTCGTGAGTGACATAGACGGTGGTTATCCCAACCTCTCTAACGATTCTTCTAATCTCCGACCTCAGCCTCTCCCTTATCTTGGCGTCGAGGTTACTAAGGGGCTCGTCTAAGAGCAGGACCTCGGGTTCTATCACGAGGGCCCTAGCTATGGCAACCCTCTGTTGCTGACCTCCACTCAGCTGCTCCGGATAGCGGTCTTCGAAGCCTCTCAAACCCACAAGCTCCAGAACCTCCCTCACCCGGTCCTCAATCTCTTGGCGAGAGATTCTCCTCATCCTGAGGCCGAAGGCAACGTTCTCAAAGACGGTCATGTGTGGAAATAATGCATAGTCCTGGAAGACTATGCCCACATTCCTCTCATGGGGCGGAACCCTCGTCACATCCCTCTCTCCAAAGAGGACCCTTCCTTCGGCCTCCTCTAGCCCGGCTATTATCCGGAGGGTCGTCGTCTTGCCGCAACCGCTTGGGCCAAGGAGCGTGAAGAGCTCGCCCTCTTTAACTTCGAGTTCGGGAATGAAGAGCTCAAACCCCTCCCTCCTTAGGCGTATTCCTTCAAGCCTCACCCTCACCACGCTTCCTCACCCACCCTCTCAATTATCATGAAGCCGATGGCCGATATAACCATTAGGAGGACCGCAAGAGCTGAAGCTGGTCCGAACTGCCTGGCCCCTATATACCGGTAAACGGCTATTGTCATCGTCGTGTATTCGGGCTTGTAGAGCATGTAAGTAGCACCCAGCTCCGCCATGCTCATTGCGAAGGAGAATATGGCACCCACGATGAGGCCACCGAGTGCGAGGGGGAGTTCCACATTGAGGAATGCCCTCAGCTCCGTTGCTCCAAGGCTCATGGCCGCCTCCCTTACGCTGACTCCAACTTTTTTTAAGGCTGCAGAAATGGAGCGAAGGGCAAAGGGGTAAGCCATTGTGGTGTGGGCCATTATTATCAGAAGGGGACTGCCGACGAACTCCCGGAAGGCGAGTAAGTATCCGAGACCGAGGACTATAGGAGAAGATGCCAGCGGAAGCGTTGCGAGAGTATCAAATACCCTCTTGCCCCTAAAACTCCATCTGTGAGAAACGTAGGCTGTCAAAAGGGCGAGAAGGGTCGCCAAGACGACCGTCGAGAAACCGAACAGGAGGGAGTTCTTGATTATCCCCAGCACGTTCGTGCCGAAGAGTGGGTTGTATTCCTCAGAGAACAGCCTCTTGTACCATTCCAAAGACAAACGGTCTCCGTAGATTAGAGAGCTGTAAACAACTGCAAAGAGAGGACCGAGGATAAAGGCCGTTATGAATGCGAAGTATAGGAGCATTACGAGACCTTTCACCGTTAGAAGGTCTCCTAATGAGACACGCCTTTGTCTCCTGATGATGCCCTGGGAGCTTGCCCTTGAGTACTCGTCCAAGAGGTTAAGGTAGAGGTACATGAACGTGAAGCTGAAGGCCATCTGGAGGAGGGCGAGGGCAGAGCCCGTTCTAAAGTCGAGGAGCGTCATTATAGACGTGAATATCGCGACCTCAAGAGTGGTGTAGCGGTAGCCACCGAGTATCAGGGGTATTGAGAAGCTCATGAAGCAGAATATGAACGTGAGCATGCCAGCTGCTGCGAGGCCAGGGAGGAGCATCGGCAGGGTCACGCTGAAGAACAGGGTAAAGCCCTTCGCTCCAAGCGTCGAGGCGACCTCTTCGTATGATGGGCTTATCCTCTCCCAGAGAGCGGAGACCATCCTCAAGACCACGGGGAAGTTATAGAAGGCGTGGGCCAAAATTATAGCCTTCCAGCTGTAGAGGATGCCAGGGTCTCTCCCAATAAGTGATGCCACCATCCCACTTCTACCGAAGAGGACTATGAAACCGAGGGCCACCATGACACTTGGCATGACAAAGGGAACCGTCAGAAGAGCCTTCAAAACTCTCTTTCCAGGAAATTCGTAGTTAGCGAAGAGATACGCCCCGGGAAGGCCGATTGCAAGGGTTAAGAGCGTGGATAGGATGGCCTGCCAAAAGGTGAAGGCGATTACACGCCGGTAATATTCATCTCTCAGCACCTCAAGGAGGGTGGAGGGAGAGAAGCCCCATACGAGTATGGACACTACCGGGTAGTAGAAGAGGAGCGCGAGGGCCGAGAGAGATGCCAGCAAGAGTATCTTAGACCTCATGGATGGGTGATAGAAAGGGAAACTAAAGGACTTTTCGGAGGAAGTACTCGTGGACCCTCGTGTCGTCGACAAGCTCCGGGTGGAATTCCAATCCCATTATGTTGCCCTGCTCAACCCCAACGATTCTCTCACCAAGCCACGCTATGGGCTTAACCTTCTCGCTGAGGAGCTTTATAATCTGGGGGGCCCTTATGAAGACGCCCGTGAAGGGTTCATCACTGAAGGCCAGCCTCAAAGGAGCCTCAAAAGAATCGACCTGGCGGCCGTAGGCGTTTCTGTTCACCCTCACGTCGAGGAGCTCCAGGAAACGCTGCTCCTTCGTGGCCCCTTCAACTTCCTTTGACAGCATTATAAGGCCAGCACAAGTGCCCATTATGGGCAGGCCTTCCTCTCCCAGCTTCCTAACAGGCTCGAAGAGGCCGTTCTTGAGCATGAGCCGTGATATTGTCGTGCTCTCTCCCCCAGGGATGATTATCGCGTCAACCTTTTCAAGCTGCTCCTTCCTCCTTAGCCAAAATGCTTCACCCTCGACGCCCATCCTCTTAAGAGCTTGTGTGACAGCGTCCACATGCTCCTGGACGTCGCCCTGAACCCCTATGACGCCAACCCTAATCATGGAAACACCTCCAGCAAAAAAGAAAGGGATTAGATGCCCCTCTCCTCCATCCTCACGGCGAGCTCTGCTATGTCCTGGCCGCGCATGGGCTCTCCTATCTCCCTGCTTATCTCCGCAAGGACATCGGGCTCGTCCCAGTGATTGACGGCCTCGACGATTGCCCTCGCCATCTTTGGCGGGTTGGAGCTCTTGAATATTCCACTACCCACGAATACGCCGTCCATTCCCATCGCCATCATTAAAGCGGCATCCGCGGGCGTGGCAACGCCACCGGCTGCGAAATTAACGACGGGAAGCCTGCCGAGCTTCTTAATCTCGAGCAGTATCTTGTAAAGGCCCTCGACTATCTCCCTATAGGTGAAGCCCTCGTAGATGGGCTCGTTTTCAAGGACCTGCTTGGGTAGGCCACTGATCTCCTTGACGCTGAAGGCCAGCCTCAGATAGGGCTCCGCGAACCTCTCTGCTACACCGTAAATCTGCTCGTCCGTCATCCTCTGTATGAGCCTTATGTTCTCGTTGACAAGGCGAACGTGCCTGACCGCCTCGATGATGTTGCCGGTCCCAGCCTCTCCCTTGGTCCTTATCATCGCCGCCCCTTCCCATATCCTCCTCACGGCCTCGCCAAGGTTCCTGGCGCCGCAGACAAAGGGGACGGTGAACTTCTTCTTGTATATGTGGAAGAACGGGTCTGCGGGAGTTAGAACTTCGCTCTCGTCTATCATATCAACGCCGAGGGCCTCAAGTATCCTCGCCTCGGCCTCGTGGCCAATCCTGACCTTCGCCATGACCGGGATCGTGACAGCATCCATTATCTCCTGTATCTTCTCGATGGGCGCCATCCTGGCCACTCCACCTGCCTTCCTGATGTCGGCGGGAACCTTGTGAAGGGCCATGACAGAAACGGCACCAGCCTCTTCCGCTATGCGAGCCTGTTCCGCGTTGGTAACGTCCATTATGACGCCACCTTTAACCATCTTCGCGAAGCCCCTCTTCAGCCTCTCGGTACCCTTCTCCATAATCACATCGAGCTTACCCATTGGCACCACCTCAAGCTAACCCTTTCAAAAGAATCTCAAGTTAAAACTTGCATATAAGGTTTACCCCTCAGGGCCTATCCTTGCCCTTGTGCTCACACCACTCGGGGTTCTCCCAGTACCCGTGCATTTCGCCCGGAATATGGCCGGTATCCGCCACGGCCTCGTCAAGGTCGTAAAGCGATTCGATGATACTCTTCAAATCGCCTGGCAGGTCCCTCTTGCCGACGTAGAGGGCTGCCCTCGTCACGACGTTGTAGCGGCTGTTGGGAACCTCGCTCTTAAGGGAGTCAAACCATGCCTCCTCGCTTGTCTCCCAACCCTCCAGTCCCCTCATCCTGAAGAGGTCGTAGTCGTAGTAAAGCTGGGGAAATGCGAGGAGCTTCATATACTCGAGAAGGAGGTAGTTTGCCCTCTCCTCGTTCTCCCCCATGTAGAGGTTCATGAGTTCTATGAGGGCCTTGGTTATGGCCGCCACGTTTCCAAAGGTAACCCGGGTGTCGATGGGCTCCCAGAAGCGAGGACAGGAGTGGTTTGCCAGAAGCATGATGTAGTATATGCGGCCGAGCTTGAGGGCTAGGGAGGGGTCGGCCTCACCTAAAGGCTCCATCACGTAGTCCACGGAGGTTTCCATCTCAAAGTACTCGTAGTGCTCCCTGAAGAATATCCGGGCGTACCTTACGAGGAACTCTTTCACCGCTTCAACATCAGCTTCTGATGTCTTCCGGAGAAGGTCTATGACTCCGAACCTTATGCTCCTGTTGAGCTCGCGGAAGAGCTTAGTAAAGGCATACTTCCAGAGCTGCGAGATCTTCCTTCCCTTGTACAGGCGGTGAATTACTACACCATCTTCCCTCCTAACGCCCGTCCACCTCATGTCGCTCGTCCTGCCGTCCACGCTGAGGTCGTAGTAGTCGCTCCAGCTCGAGTAGTCCTTTATGTTGACGTGAAAGCTCTCGCTGCACTCCCCCTCAAGGCATTTATAGACGCCGGAGAGCTTCCTCCTGACGAACTCGGCAGCATTCACGGCCTCGATACCCTTCTCCCTAAGTCCATCTATCCAGCCAAAGAACCTGTCCAGCTGCTGAGGATTCGCCACGAGGCTTTCAAGATCGCTGGAGAGGAAGGCGAGGTATTCTATGCCATTCTTCTCCTTGAAGACGTCCACCTTCCCCTCCGCAACCGCCCTAACAAGACCCTCAACGTCAAGGATGTTGAAGGCAAAGGCGTCGCTCAGGTAGTGATCCCTCCCGAACACGAAGGCTATCTTTCCATCGCACCTGTAGGTGTTGCAGGAGAACTTGGCCGGCGGTATGTTGAGACCCACGAACTGCCTCTCATCGAGGAGAAAAACGACCTTCTTAT belongs to Pyrococcus yayanosii CH1 and includes:
- a CDS encoding formate--phosphoribosylaminoimidazolecarboxamide ligase, coding for MVRIATYASHSALQILKGAKDEGFETVAFGKARVRPLYTKYFPVADHFIEGEYPEEKLLRLNAIVIPTGSFVAHLGVELVERMRVPYYGNKAVLRWESDRNLERKWLERARLRLPRVYDDPDDIDKPVIVKPHGARGGRGYFLAKSPEDFWRKAEKLGIRDKEDLKGVQIQEYVIGVPVYPHYFYSKLNGELELMSVDRRYEANADSLGRIPAGEQLDLKIEPNYTVVGNIPIVLRESLLMDVIEAGERVVKAAEELMGGLWGPFCLEGVFTEDLEFVVFEISARIVAGTNPFVNGSPYTWLRYGEPMSTGRRIAREIRHAIEEDKLEEIIT
- a CDS encoding thiamine ABC transporter substrate-binding protein, which codes for MKKLFGVFLLTLLVVGCIGGPETSTEEKKLVVYAYDSLEYWLKEVIPEFEKEYNVTVELVLVGGTGELLNRLILEKDNPKADVVVGIDSTYLAKAINADILEPYKPKNADVIPEWIIESFDPSFHLTPFDYGYIAINYRKDEVSEPPQSLEDLTKPEWKGKLVIEDPRTSSPGMAFLLWTIAVYGDDWLDYWARLRDNNVQIVKSWSAAWNAFSQGEFPLVLSYSTSPAATVYYENNTNVGAIAFKEGNYLQIEGAGIVKGAKHPELAKAFIEFLISEEAQSKLPTTQWMYPVNKNVQLPPVYEYAVKVEKPVTLDPKLIAENYKKWLDQWVAVVVEGKSPDEVREG
- a CDS encoding ABC transporter ATP-binding protein; its protein translation is MVRVRLEGIRLRREGFELFIPELEVKEGELFTLLGPSGCGKTTTLRIIAGLEEAEGRVLFGERDVTRVPPHERNVGIVFQDYALFPHMTVFENVAFGLRMRRISRQEIEDRVREVLELVGLRGFEDRYPEQLSGGQQQRVAIARALVIEPEVLLLDEPLSNLDAKIRERLRSEIRRIVREVGITTVYVTHDQEEAMAISDRMAVMKDGRILEIGKPLELYYRPKTEFVASFLGISNIIELRAEGGTACLGELCFDVGLEGKVRVFFRPENIIIGEGAEAEVLSYELLPGRIRLRLSIEGVELIAEELLSRLPFSPEEVPKKVRIKVKAFSLL
- a CDS encoding ABC transporter permease; amino-acid sequence: MRSKILLLASLSALALLFYYPVVSILVWGFSPSTLLEVLRDEYYRRVIAFTFWQAILSTLLTLAIGLPGAYLFANYEFPGKRVLKALLTVPFVMPSVMVALGFIVLFGRSGMVASLIGRDPGILYSWKAIILAHAFYNFPVVLRMVSALWERISPSYEEVASTLGAKGFTLFFSVTLPMLLPGLAAAGMLTFIFCFMSFSIPLILGGYRYTTLEVAIFTSIMTLLDFRTGSALALLQMAFSFTFMYLYLNLLDEYSRASSQGIIRRQRRVSLGDLLTVKGLVMLLYFAFITAFILGPLFAVVYSSLIYGDRLSLEWYKRLFSEEYNPLFGTNVLGIIKNSLLFGFSTVVLATLLALLTAYVSHRWSFRGKRVFDTLATLPLASSPIVLGLGYLLAFREFVGSPLLIIMAHTTMAYPFALRSISAALKKVGVSVREAAMSLGATELRAFLNVELPLALGGLIVGAIFSFAMSMAELGATYMLYKPEYTTMTIAVYRYIGARQFGPASALAVLLMVISAIGFMIIERVGEEAW
- the pdxT gene encoding pyridoxal 5'-phosphate synthase glutaminase subunit PdxT, which produces MIRVGVIGVQGDVQEHVDAVTQALKRMGVEGEAFWLRRKEQLEKVDAIIIPGGESTTISRLMLKNGLFEPVRKLGEEGLPIMGTCAGLIMLSKEVEGATKEQRFLELLDVRVNRNAYGRQVDSFEAPLRLAFSDEPFTGVFIRAPQIIKLLSEKVKPIAWLGERIVGVEQGNIMGLEFHPELVDDTRVHEYFLRKVL
- the pdxS gene encoding pyridoxal 5'-phosphate synthase lyase subunit PdxS; the encoded protein is MGKLDVIMEKGTERLKRGFAKMVKGGVIMDVTNAEQARIAEEAGAVSVMALHKVPADIRKAGGVARMAPIEKIQEIMDAVTIPVMAKVRIGHEAEARILEALGVDMIDESEVLTPADPFFHIYKKKFTVPFVCGARNLGEAVRRIWEGAAMIRTKGEAGTGNIIEAVRHVRLVNENIRLIQRMTDEQIYGVAERFAEPYLRLAFSVKEISGLPKQVLENEPIYEGFTYREIVEGLYKILLEIKKLGRLPVVNFAAGGVATPADAALMMAMGMDGVFVGSGIFKSSNPPKMARAIVEAVNHWDEPDVLAEISREIGEPMRGQDIAELAVRMEERGI
- a CDS encoding polysaccharide deacetylase family protein, yielding MFMKFGYHFHAYQPGDIIYIHDGSGWDPIKYSERLSPVSLKIRDDEVKGRNWTRAMIKAYEYVDDTLRMLEPNSVSVDFEPFTLYMVLKYKPKIYGEIVETLETHVEPTPTVPFHPIMPHLSVFEQEILAKVAFDFYKPLIATRDVVGFWLPENVITRETARIVTEATDKKVVFLLDERQFVGLNIPPAKFSCNTYRCDGKIAFVFGRDHYLSDAFAFNILDVEGLVRAVAEGKVDVFKEKNGIEYLAFLSSDLESLVANPQQLDRFFGWIDGLREKGIEAVNAAEFVRRKLSGVYKCLEGECSESFHVNIKDYSSWSDYYDLSVDGRTSDMRWTGVRREDGVVIHRLYKGRKISQLWKYAFTKLFRELNRSIRFGVIDLLRKTSEADVEAVKEFLVRYARIFFREHYEYFEMETSVDYVMEPLGEADPSLALKLGRIYYIMLLANHSCPRFWEPIDTRVTFGNVAAITKALIELMNLYMGENEERANYLLLEYMKLLAFPQLYYDYDLFRMRGLEGWETSEEAWFDSLKSEVPNSRYNVVTRAALYVGKRDLPGDLKSIIESLYDLDEAVADTGHIPGEMHGYWENPEWCEHKGKDRP